GGGACTGGAGCTAAAACCGAGCAAAACTAGAATCGCCCACACCCTCGAAACCCATAAAAACGAGGAAGCAGGATTTGATTTCTTAGGCTTCAATATCTGCCAGAAAAGGGTAGGTAAATATAATACAGGGAGGGTAAATGGGCAATTACTAGGGTTTAAAACGCTCGTTACCCCGAGTAAAGATAGTCAGAAGAAGCACTACCAAAGGATGTGTGAGGTTATAGAAAAGCATAAGGGGTCGCCACAGAGGGCTCTGATTGCGGAACTGAATCCCATAATCCGAGGATGGTGCAATTACTTCAAGATAGGAAAAGGATGTTCTAGAGTGTTCAACCGATTAGACTATCTGATGTATTGGAGACTATTGAGATGGGGTGTAAAACGCCATCAAAACAAAGGGAAGAAATTCGTACAAGGAAAGTATTTCCGGCGTGTAGGTGGTAGTAATTGGCGATTTGCAACACCGAAGAAAAAAGGCTCAAATCAATACGTGCTTTTTAAACATTCAAGCACAGAAATCGTCGAGAAATATGTCAAAGTTAAGGGGCAATGTAGTCCTTATGACGGAGACGTAGTTTACTGGAGCACGAGATTAGGGGCACATCCTGAGATGCCAAAGCGAACAGCATCTTTGCTCAAAAAGCAAAAAGGGAAGTGTAACTACTGCGGACTGGCTTTCCGAGATGGAGATGTATGGGAGGTAGACCACGTTATTCCCCGTTCTAAGGGCGGTAAGGATGACTATGAGAATCTACAACTACTCCATCGACATTGCCACGATGAAAAAACTACCATGGACGGAAGTACCACAGGGGCAGTTTCAGCTATACCATGGAACTATCGGTGGGAAAACGACATGTTGGTGACGTACTGATGACAACAGCCGTCTAATTGAGGAGCGGTATGAGGCGAAAGTCTCACGTACCGTTTTGAAGAGCAGCGGGGTGGGTGACCGCTTCGCTGACTTTAATAATTTGAAAAGGGAGACTTACAAGGCTTAGTTGCCATTCACTGCTTAGATGAAGGAGTGGATATTCCCGCCATTCGTCACGCCATCATTTTAGCCAGTACAGGAAACCCCCGCCAATTTATTCAACGACGGGGGAGAGTCTTACGTCCTCATGCTGGAAAAAGTGAAGCAACAATTTTTGATATGATTGTCATTCCGCCACTTTTAGATCGGGAAACATGGGAAGTAGAACGCAATCTGTTACGGAAAGAACTGAAACGCTTCTTAGAATTTGCCAAATTAGCGAAAAATGCCCCAGAAGCCAGTGAGAAATTACTGAGCTTACAACAACAGTATCAGCTAGAAGCATGATTTTCCCACCACACTTCAATTCCTTCTGCTAGTTTTGCCGTCAGTTCCGCTTGCGCTTGGGGATCAATAATCCATTCAAACTCATCAGGATTAATCATAAATCCTAACTCCAACAACACCGCTAAGGTGGTGTGAGGGCGCGTGAGGGCAAGGGTATTCCAGAAAATGCCATAAGAGGGGCGGTTTAACTCTTCTACCAGATAATTGTGGAGAAAGACTGATAAATCATGAGCAGGGGGGTTATACCAAAACATACCAACTCCCTTAGTATTAATAGCATCTCCATCATCAGGCAGGGCATTATAATGAACTGAAAGCGCGATCGTGGGCTTAATCTCATTAATCATCGCCATTCGTTCCTGTAAGGAAACATCTTTATCCGTTTCCCGAGTCATATAAACCGTTGCCCCTCGTTGTTCTAATTCCTCCTGTAGCAACTTAGACGTGACTAAAACCGCCTCTTTTTCAGGATAGCCCGTGGGCCCTTTTGCCCCTAAATCATCCCCACCATGACCGGGATCAATTAAAATACTCATACCAGCAAGATTTCCTGTTCTTTCAGGAGGATGTTTTAAGGATAAAATGAGATTCGTGTCTTCATAGTGTAAATCATATCCCCACTGTTGATCTGACTTGAGTTGAAAGGTATATTCGACAGTATCAGAATCAATCTGTTTCCAATCTAAGCGTTGAATCAGGGGATCATCATCAAGGTGAATATTATGGGTTTGTGCGGTAGTATGATGCAGTGTGAGACTAAATTGATCATCCCCTTGTTTGACACTCACAGGAACTGGAACTTGTAAGGGAAAAATAATCTCCGTGGCTTCTGCTTTTTGTTCTCCTCGAATGCTACGAATCGTGGTTTGGACAGGGGAAATATTGGGTTTAAGTTCCGTGTCTTCCCCATCAATCCAAGCCCCATATTGTAACCGAAGCCAGTCTCCCTCTCTACCATTCACTGTTGCCATTGTCCCTTTTGGTAGGGGCGTAAGACGAGTATAGCTAGTGTCGGGGCCAGTGCGCGCTATTCCTTCTTTCTCTGTTACTTCAATCACTTCTAACTCGTCACGGGAAAGAATGGTAATGTCTCCCGTCTCAGAAGCGGTAAAGGTTTCTTCTCCCAAGTTCATGGTATAAACAGGATTTCCGAGATTCTCAGGATTTTCAGCCGTGAAACATCCCTGATAAAGTTGATTAGGCTTCCCTAGAGGTTCATTATTGCCTGTTAAAACCCCATAATTAGGAGGAAGGAGGTTTTTCGGTTGAGGTTTGAGCGAAATAGCTCTATCATTAAGAGTGACTTGAACTTCTCCTTGAGGTGACCCGATAGCTTCTAAACAGATCAATTCTTCTGGCAACCGCGCTATTGGTTGCGACGGAGTAACTGAGTCAGAAACAAATCCCCCTTCTTCTGGCGGTTCAGGGATGGCGGAAACTCTTGTGACTTCTACTGAGATTTCTTGATCATCATGGTGCAGGGTAAACTCATTCTCGCCCATTTCAAGGGGGAAACTAGGGGCAAAATGTCCAGCATCATTCTGTTCAATGGGGCTTCCGTTGACAGAGACAGCACCAGGGGCGCTTCCAATGAGAAAAATTTGTTCGGCTGCGGTTTCATGTTCAGAAGGAGGGTAAGCTAGGTAAAGTTCATCTTGATCTTCTCCCAAGGCTGGAGAAGTTCCACTATGAGTTAAAATCAAGGTCACGGTGGCAAGAAGAATTAAACTGAATAGTAAAAAATTGAACCAGTGTTTCATCTTTATTTTCAGATCCTATGTCATGATAGTTATGTTTTGGAAAAAGGGCTTGCTTAGAACCGTTAAAATTTTTTTTAGTTAATTTGTGATTGTAACTATTACTGTTATGCTCAGTGTTAAAAATCATACTGTAAATTAAAGGAGAAATATCAATGGAATTTATTTTCGGTCTTATTATTGGTCTAATTCTTGCCGGTCTAGGGGTTTGGTTTTATAGAAGCCGCCAAGTTACCCAAATAAAACAGGATCAAGCCAAAAAGCTAGAAAACCAGCGCAAGCAGTTAGAAAAAGAACATGAAAGGCGTATTGAGGAAACGACACAACGCTTAAAGCAAGATTATGAAGGCAAAAAAGAACAAGAGATTGAGGCAAGAGTGCAACAAGAAGTCGCTGTTGCTCAAGAGAATGCCCAAGCAGAAGTTGAGCAATTACGACAACAATTAGAGCAAGCGCGTCAAGATTCAGGCTCTCAAGAACAGGTAGAAGCCTTACAAAATCAATTACAACAGACCAATGCTGATTACCAAAGGCAAATTGATGCCCTAGAAGCCGAAAAAAGCGCGATCGCGCAAACTAAGGATGACTACGAGCAGCGCATTGAACAGCTTAACCAAGAACTCACCAGAGCCCAAGAACGCATCGCAGAATTAGAAACTCAATCTGCCGAGACAGTTCAACCAAAAACTGAGCTAGAAACCCAACAAAGGGAAACCTCAACTGAACAAACTACAGCTTTTGTCGAACCTGAAACAGACTTTACCCCCCAAACCACTGGGTTAACCGAACCAGAGGAAAGACCTAACTTAGAAACTGAGACAGCTTTCCCTGAACCTGAAACAGACTTTACTCAAACTCAAGAGACAATCGAAACCCCCAGTGATGATTTCTCTCAGGATAGCCAAACTTCTCAAAACATCACTGACGATGTTAATGAAGAGCTTGACGAATTCTTTTTTGAAGGAGAAGGAGAGAGTGCAGAAGGGGAAGAGGATGAATTTGAAGCCTTATTTGCCGATGTTGAAGAAGAAGAACCTGCCAGCCCCGCTACAGCGGATACAGAAAAAGACGAATTTGAGAGCTTTTTTAATGATGTTGAGGCAGCAGAAGCACAAATCGACCAAGAAGAAAGTTCCAGCTTTGATAATGAACTAGAAGAACTAGAGGACTTAGATTCTTTATTTTCTGAAGAGGAAACATCATCCAATCAAGCTGAGGATAAAAAAGAGGATGAGGAAGTAGAAAGCCTATTTGAACTTTTTGACGATGACGATGACGAAAAAAAAAAGTAATCGTTAAAAGGTTAGTAACCTGGGGAAAGCGTCAAAACTTAGCACAAATTCCTCAGATTACTTCTTATGTTTTAGATCCAGATGAGCGGATACGGGCTTCAGTTGCTCTAGTGCTGGGGAAAATTATTACCGGTCAACGTCTAAACTTAGAAGTCGAAGAAGCCATCAAAGCCCTAGAAACCCTTAGCCAAGATTCTTCTTCTGAAGTGAGAAAGCTAGCGATTAAATCTCTTGGAAGGGTCTTTTCTCCTAAAATTGTTCCCACTTTAGAATTAGCCTTAAAAGATGTTGATTTAGAGATCATCGAGATCGCGAGTGAGATTCTACAAAATTATAAACGTACCCTTCCAATAACCAGAGAAGAAGGAGAAAAAACACTACCAGAAAATATAGCGATTAAGGAAGCAGCGCAATAATTCAGACTATAGCAATCCTAAATCAGTTGTAAATTTTTAGTTGGGATCCCCCCTTTAATTCCCCCCTTAGTAAGGGGGGTGGGGGGGAAGCCTTCGGCACGGCTTTCAGCCTACGTAAGGTTGAGTTAGTTTTTACAAATGAGATCATATTGCTATAGGTGCAAACTGACTTAGTCATTGGTTTACAAACAACAAAGGACAAATAACCTAATGTTCTTTCATTTGTTTTAACTCCTCTTCTACTTCCCAATTTCTAAATTTCTCTTCTAAATCATCAAAAGCATACTTGCTTTGTCCAGTACCATAACCAAATCCCTGGTTGTAATAAGACTCACCAGCATTCCAGCCACTAGTAACATTACTATTGGTTGCTTGCTGGTTAGCTTGTGCTGCTCGTGCTTTTGCCTTAACTTCCTTTTGACGTTTTCTTACTTCTTCAATTAATTCCCTTGCTTTCTGAATTTTCTCCTGAACTGCTTTCATTTGCCCCCAGCGTTGATTACCTAAACGAAGGAGACTAGCTTCTTTTTCTTGGGCAGCTTGGGCTAAGTCTTCTCGATTCCCCGCTCTTGCCTTATCAATTCTGTGATGCCATAGTTTGACATCTTCAGCAATAGCAAGGATTTCATTTTCTAACTTTTTTTCCTGTTTTTGTAAGTCTAAAACTAAGCGAATTGCTTCTTTTTCTTCTTCTTTTAATTGTTCTTCTAAAGCTTGCAATTCTAAGTGAGGATTATTTTTTAGAAATTCATCTAAACGCGTTTCTAGAAATTTAGTGAGATCATCTAATAAACCCAAAACTTTAACTCCTTAATTATTAATTAAACTTTCTCCAACAGACATTGCTCTTTCTTGATTCCCATTTTCAAAAACTGCCTTATTGTGAGAAACCTCTGCTAATTTCCACTCACTTTCAGGGACACTCTCTCCAATCATGATTCGTTGAGTAACCCCTTTCACTTTGACTAGGGCAGCCGAGTGGTCTCCCAATTCTAGTAACCCGACTAAGGTTTGATCAGACTGAGGAGAGGTGGAAGTGGATTCTTCTGTAGTGGGAAGGGGTGGTTCTTCTTCAAGATCTAAACGGGAATGTCTTTCAATTTCAGGAGAGCTTTCTTCAGTTTCAGTTGTTGTTTGGGTGGTTTCGCTTTTACTTTCTGTGGGAGGATTATTTTCGGCACTTGGGGAGGGGGGTTGACTGGGCGTGGTACTAGTACCTGCTTCTGATTCGCTGGGAGGAGGCGGTGGCGGTAAAGCTGGCAGTGAGGCAATTTCTGTTTCTGATCCGCCCTGAGGATTGGTTGAAGAAGCAGGTGAGGAAGCGGTTTGAGGTTGTGACGGAGAAGAAGGGGCAGTAGCAGTTTCTTCTTCTGATTTTGGGGTAGTTGAAACTGGGGGAACTTCCACTGAGGGAGTCACAGCAGGAGTTAAATCTTCAGCTCTGGCTTTGAGGGCTTCTTGACGATCAATTTCCGCTAAAGCCCGTTCCATATACCCAATAAACTCGGCAGTATTATCAGGGGGTTCGGGGGTTTCTGTTTCCGAAAGGTTAATCGAAGACTGTAGTTGGGTTAAAGTTACTCCTAAAAATTGCTGTTCTCTTTGCAGTAGAAATAATACCCACAACAGTAGAGAACAAGAAGATGCAAAAATAATTTTATCTAAGTTTCGGAGCCAGAGAGGAGGCTTGGCAGAAGTATAGTGACGAGGAGAGGGAGAAGTCCTAATTCCAACCCCCGAATCTTCATAAACTGACGAGACAGGAGGGTAATTAAATTCATCCGTCTGAATAGGCGACCTTTTAGTTAAGGCGATAGGGCTTTTTCCTGTCTCTGATGAGGATTGCCAATAATGTTTAATTTCTAGGATGTCTTCTAACTCGGTCAATACACTATTTAGCATCTGATCAATATCAGATTCAACCGCTTTTTTCGGGGGGTGGGAGAGTGTCATAGCAACCTTCAACTGAGATGATTTTTACTTGTTCTTTCTGATCAATAATTTTCCCATTTCTTAGACTATAAGATGTTTTCTAAACCATAAACTAATGATTTAAGTTCTGTTACTTTGCGAATGGCGAGAATTACCCCAGGCATATAGGCAGCGCGATCGCTGGTATCATGGCGTAAGGTATAAATTTGTCCACTTGCCCCAAAAATTACCTCTTGATGAGCAATCAATCCAGGCAAACGGACACTATGAATATGAATATTATCATTGGCTAATGCCCCTCTTGCACCAGCTAAGGTTTCCTGTTCTTCTACTTGGGGAGGATTATAAGTTTCTTCTTTCCCACTTAGCATCTGAGCAGTTTTAATAGCAGTTCCACTGGGCGCATCAGCTTTTTGATTATGGTGGAGTTCAATGATTTCTACATGATCAAAGTATTTTGAGGCTTGAATCGCTGCTTGTTGTAGTAACACAATGCCAATGGAAAAGTTAGGAACTACTAACGCCCCTGTTGTTGCCTTTTCTGCAAAATCCTTTAAATCTGAGAGTTGTTTTTCACTTAAGCCTGTTGTCCCTATTACAGGGCGTACCCCATACGCGATCGCGGTACGAGTATTTTCATACACACTATCAGGGTGCGTAAAATCAACCATTACCCCTTGTGTGGGATATTGAGTTGCCATGACTAATGTTCCCTGTAACTCATTGAGCAAAGGAACTTCCAAGGGGCCACAGCCCACCACTTCTCCCACATCTTGCCCAATATAGGCAGGATTTTGATCCACCGCTCCGACCAACATCATTCCTTCGGCTTGAGACACTGCTTTGACGACTTCACGCCCCATTTTGCCTGCAGCGCCATTCACCACAACTGGAATTACCGACTCCTCACTCATTAATATTACGTTCCTTAACTACAACTGTTCAGCATTTTATCTGAGAAAGCTACTACTTAACCAAAATAAAAATAAAACGGTAAGACTGGTAAACTGTTCTGCGGGCATTCCTGTGGCTACAATGTCAGCAATCGCAGATCCAATGCCTACCCCAATTAATAAACCAACTAAACTAATGAGCAAGGAGCGACCAAAACGATTTTCCTTACGGTTTAATAAATAAACACTCCCTGCAAACCCCAGTGATAACATTAAGGAAGCATTGCCATTAGTCGTTAAGGTTAAAACGGCTAACAACACATAAATTCCCGAAGAAATTAATAAATCATTACGGGAGGGAGTATCAAGCAACCGTTGTAACCAAGCAGGAGAACTAGACTGATTCACTTGTTGAGGACTGGGTTTGGGGGGCTTGGCGCGTTCAGGAAAGCGAATACGCTCAGGAACTTTAATTTTTCCTTCTTGACGCAAACGCAACCGTTCCATAATTACTGAATCATACGCGGCTTCTACCGCATCTTTCTGCCGTTGATCATTTTCATATTCTTTCATTAAGCGTAACTTTGCTTCTTGTATCTCTTCAAAAGAAGCATCTTCGGTTACGCCCAGTTGTTGATAGGGATTTTGCTCACTCATTCTTCTCTCCTTTTCTGAGGTTGGCGATTTAGCTATTAACTTGAGATTGTTCTTTTTCCGAAGAGGCTTTTTCAGAAGTTGTGTCTGCTTGGGAAACTGTTTCTGCTTCAGACTCACTCGGTTCAAGTTGAGCATTCATTTTCACAGACTCACTCTTTTGGGCTTTGCTGGTTTCGCGCTTAAATTCATTTTCAAACTCTCGGGAGGCATCTTGAAAACCACGAATGGCTTTCCCGAGACTGCTCCCAATTTCAGGGAGCTTTTTGGGGCCAAAGATTAAAAGGGCGATGACGAAAATTAAAGCCATTTCTGGTAAGCCAATGCCAAAAACATTCATGGACTCTTCTCCTTAATTTATGAGGGCTATTTTCTAGTGTATCTTTTCACTCTTCCGGCAGTTCGTATTGTTCAACAATCTTTTTCGCAAATTCGGGAACGTGATCGTCTAGTTTCTCAGGATAATTGCGTTTGACATAGAGGTAATTACGGGTAAAGTGAGAGTCAATGGAGAAACGAGCATATTCTAAGCCTTTGGGCCCAATTTTTTCAATCACCACTCCCATTAATTTCGCAGCCCACATGGGAAGTGTGACTCCTTTATCATAAGCTGGAATACTCTGTTGGACGGCGTTTTTACGATCACCTTGGGAAGTCACTGCTTGCGTTTCCAGTTGATCTCGCACCAGATCTAACATTTCTTTTCCGATATCGTTACGGACGACTAACCATTGATACTTAAATGGTGCGCCCATATAACCCACAACTAAATCAGCAAGGGAATTAACATAGTCAAAGCAACTCATGCAGGAAGGGGCAAAAACATCTTTTAATTCCTTGGTATTGAGTCCAAAGAAGGGAACTTTCTCAATGCTACCGTCTTCGTGCTTAAAGTGAACCCGAAAGTCTTGCATAAATTCGTAGTGAACAACGGTTTCGGGAGATTTACTAGTAGTTTCGAGGAATTTTTGGAGTCCTTCCCGTGTCACATTATCCACACAGGGCGTTCCTAAGACATAGAGCTTTTCTAAGCCAATTTTATCTTGCACAGCGCGGAGGGCTTGAATTTGACAGCCGACACCAATGGCTAAAAGTCGTTTAAAGCCTGATTGTTCTACTTCTTCCAGAATAGAAAGGTTTGGGGAAAGGGTAGGTTTATTCACTCGCGCGGCTAGCACTTCTTCTGGGGTTCGTGCAATAATAGGCATAGGCTGAAAGCGATCATCTGGGCGATTTTGGACACAAACCACGCCTTCTACCTTGCCTTGTTTCAGCATTTCACACGCGATCGCGCTGACAATGCCTGTCCACTGTGCGCCTTCAATGGGCTCTTTTTTTCGAGCGGCGA
This window of the Euhalothece natronophila Z-M001 genome carries:
- a CDS encoding N-acetylmuramoyl-L-alanine amidase encodes the protein MKHWFNFLLFSLILLATVTLILTHSGTSPALGEDQDELYLAYPPSEHETAAEQIFLIGSAPGAVSVNGSPIEQNDAGHFAPSFPLEMGENEFTLHHDDQEISVEVTRVSAIPEPPEEGGFVSDSVTPSQPIARLPEELICLEAIGSPQGEVQVTLNDRAISLKPQPKNLLPPNYGVLTGNNEPLGKPNQLYQGCFTAENPENLGNPVYTMNLGEETFTASETGDITILSRDELEVIEVTEKEGIARTGPDTSYTRLTPLPKGTMATVNGREGDWLRLQYGAWIDGEDTELKPNISPVQTTIRSIRGEQKAEATEIIFPLQVPVPVSVKQGDDQFSLTLHHTTAQTHNIHLDDDPLIQRLDWKQIDSDTVEYTFQLKSDQQWGYDLHYEDTNLILSLKHPPERTGNLAGMSILIDPGHGGDDLGAKGPTGYPEKEAVLVTSKLLQEELEQRGATVYMTRETDKDVSLQERMAMINEIKPTIALSVHYNALPDDGDAINTKGVGMFWYNPPAHDLSVFLHNYLVEELNRPSYGIFWNTLALTRPHTTLAVLLELGFMINPDEFEWIIDPQAQAELTAKLAEGIEVWWENHASS
- a CDS encoding CPP1-like family protein, producing MSEQNPYQQLGVTEDASFEEIQEAKLRLMKEYENDQRQKDAVEAAYDSVIMERLRLRQEGKIKVPERIRFPERAKPPKPSPQQVNQSSSPAWLQRLLDTPSRNDLLISSGIYVLLAVLTLTTNGNASLMLSLGFAGSVYLLNRKENRFGRSLLISLVGLLIGVGIGSAIADIVATGMPAEQFTSLTVLFLFWLSSSFLR
- the dapB gene encoding 4-hydroxy-tetrahydrodipicolinate reductase translates to MSEESVIPVVVNGAAGKMGREVVKAVSQAEGMMLVGAVDQNPAYIGQDVGEVVGCGPLEVPLLNELQGTLVMATQYPTQGVMVDFTHPDSVYENTRTAIAYGVRPVIGTTGLSEKQLSDLKDFAEKATTGALVVPNFSIGIVLLQQAAIQASKYFDHVEIIELHHNQKADAPSGTAIKTAQMLSGKEETYNPPQVEEQETLAGARGALANDNIHIHSVRLPGLIAHQEVIFGASGQIYTLRHDTSDRAAYMPGVILAIRKVTELKSLVYGLENIL
- a CDS encoding TatA/E family twin arginine-targeting protein translocase produces the protein MNVFGIGLPEMALIFVIALLIFGPKKLPEIGSSLGKAIRGFQDASREFENEFKRETSKAQKSESVKMNAQLEPSESEAETVSQADTTSEKASSEKEQSQVNS
- a CDS encoding Coenzyme F420 hydrogenase/dehydrogenase, beta subunit C-terminal domain → MTIVAPHQKAKGLTPGKPRPAKALCSECGLCDTHYIHYVKEACAFLNEQIAELEAQAHGRSRDLEKEDDLYFGVHQEMIAARKKEPIEGAQWTGIVSAIACEMLKQGKVEGVVCVQNRPDDRFQPMPIIARTPEEVLAARVNKPTLSPNLSILEEVEQSGFKRLLAIGVGCQIQALRAVQDKIGLEKLYVLGTPCVDNVTREGLQKFLETTSKSPETVVHYEFMQDFRVHFKHEDGSIEKVPFFGLNTKELKDVFAPSCMSCFDYVNSLADLVVGYMGAPFKYQWLVVRNDIGKEMLDLVRDQLETQAVTSQGDRKNAVQQSIPAYDKGVTLPMWAAKLMGVVIEKIGPKGLEYARFSIDSHFTRNYLYVKRNYPEKLDDHVPEFAKKIVEQYELPEE
- a CDS encoding TIGR04376 family protein, with amino-acid sequence MGLLDDLTKFLETRLDEFLKNNPHLELQALEEQLKEEEKEAIRLVLDLQKQEKKLENEILAIAEDVKLWHHRIDKARAGNREDLAQAAQEKEASLLRLGNQRWGQMKAVQEKIQKARELIEEVRKRQKEVKAKARAAQANQQATNSNVTSGWNAGESYYNQGFGYGTGQSKYAFDDLEEKFRNWEVEEELKQMKEH
- a CDS encoding HEAT repeat domain-containing protein, with the protein product MLGKIITGQRLNLEVEEAIKALETLSQDSSSEVRKLAIKSLGRVFSPKIVPTLELALKDVDLEIIEIASEILQNYKRTLPITREEGEKTLPENIAIKEAAQ